The Candidatus Omnitrophota bacterium genome has a segment encoding these proteins:
- a CDS encoding response regulator — protein MSKILIVDDEPDILKILEKELSAEGYDVLKAATGLQSIDLAKQDTPDLILMDMILPDMGGAEAIKAMKNYPELKNVPVLFITAMVKLEEETDDPLKINIDNSWYDTIAKPFDREELLKKIKETLTA, from the coding sequence ATGTCTAAAATTTTAATTGTTGATGATGAGCCAGATATTTTAAAGATTTTAGAAAAAGAATTGTCGGCTGAAGGATATGATGTTTTGAAGGCAGCGACAGGATTGCAAAGTATTGATTTGGCGAAACAAGATACGCCAGATTTAATTTTGATGGATATGATCTTGCCTGATATGGGTGGGGCAGAGGCCATTAAGGCGATGAAGAATTATCCTGAGTTAAAGAATGTGCCTGTTTTATTTATTACGGCAATGGTTAAGCTTGAAGAGGAGACGGATGATCCATTAAAAATAAATATTGATAATTCTTGGTATGATACGATTGCAAAACCGTTTGATCGTGAAGAATTATTGAAAAAAATTAAAGAAACTTTGACTGCGTAA
- a CDS encoding radical SAM protein, whose translation MQNQSYQYIYGPVYSWRIGMSLGVDPISKIEKICNYNCVYCQLGDTLNFATKREEFVPTKSIVDEIKTISASNIDYITFSGSGEPTLAKNLGEMIDEVKKVRKEKVAVITNSSLIDRKDVQDDLMNCDFVLAKLDADSSNSFFNINKPVDAIHFDSIVDGLLFFKKEFKGKLALQVMFVDENKERAEQIAAIARKIDPDEVQINTPLRPCATKPLTRIQMNDIKKYFIDLNVISVYDVETKKYTPLDDKKTAYRHGNFKESQNN comes from the coding sequence GTGCAAAATCAATCCTACCAATATATTTATGGGCCTGTTTATTCGTGGCGCATCGGAATGTCTTTAGGGGTCGACCCTATTTCTAAAATAGAAAAGATTTGCAATTATAATTGCGTGTATTGTCAGCTTGGCGATACTCTTAATTTTGCGACAAAAAGAGAAGAGTTCGTGCCGACTAAGTCCATTGTCGACGAGATTAAAACAATCTCAGCATCTAATATTGATTATATTACTTTTTCTGGATCGGGCGAACCAACGCTAGCAAAAAATTTAGGCGAGATGATTGACGAGGTTAAAAAAGTTCGAAAAGAAAAAGTTGCGGTGATTACAAATTCATCTCTCATTGATCGCAAGGATGTGCAAGATGATTTGATGAATTGCGATTTTGTTCTGGCTAAACTTGATGCTGATAGTAGCAATTCTTTTTTTAATATTAATAAACCTGTTGATGCCATTCATTTTGATTCGATTGTTGATGGACTTTTATTTTTTAAAAAAGAATTTAAAGGAAAGTTAGCTTTGCAAGTTATGTTCGTCGATGAAAACAAAGAAAGAGCTGAGCAAATTGCGGCTATTGCAAGAAAGATCGATCCAGATGAGGTTCAGATCAATACGCCATTACGGCCTTGCGCAACAAAACCATTGACAAGAATTCAAATGAATGATATTAAAAAGTACTTCATCGATCTTAATGTTATCTCTGTTTACGATGTTGAGACAAAGAAGTATACTCCCTTAGACGATAAAAAGACTGCTTATCGTCACGGAAATTTCAAAGAATCCCAAAATAATTAA
- the pckA gene encoding phosphoenolpyruvate carboxykinase (ATP), with protein sequence MAKIDLSQYGITDVQEVFYNLSYEELFQHEMNPALEGYEKATLTNFGAVSVDTGKYTGRSPKDKYIAEGPFSLKNIWWKDGDNGSDNRRMSQETWAEFKKIGINQLSGKKLYVVDGFCGPFKENRICVRLVTEVAWMAHFFKNMFIRPTEDELKDFEPNFVIFNACKATFPDYKNHGMNSEVGAAFNIGEKMAVILGTWYGGEIKKGVFSIMNYYLPLDGIGSFHCSANAGKDGDTAFFFGLSGTGKTTLSADEKRFLIGDDEHGWCDVHGIYNFEGGCYAKCINLSEEKEPEIYHSIKRNALLENVVVDDNGNVDFSSSAKTQNTRVSYPIDHIEKIVKPKSVGTHPKKIIFLTCDAYGVLPPVAKLTKEQTMYQFLSGYTAKVAGTELGVKEPQATFSSCFGQAFLLLHPTKYGEILGQKIEQHGSLAYLVNTGWVGGKYGVGKRMDIVETRAIIDGILDGSIENAEFEDFPIFGFKIPKKLKNVNENVLNPRNAWADKQDYDQTLKELSEMFVKNFKKFETNDKGKEISVKGGPKV encoded by the coding sequence TTGGCAAAGATTGATCTATCCCAATACGGCATAACAGATGTACAAGAAGTTTTTTACAACCTATCTTACGAAGAGCTTTTTCAGCATGAGATGAATCCTGCGCTTGAAGGTTATGAAAAAGCAACGTTGACTAATTTTGGTGCTGTTTCGGTTGATACAGGAAAATATACAGGTCGCTCTCCAAAAGATAAATATATCGCAGAAGGACCTTTTTCTCTCAAAAATATTTGGTGGAAAGACGGAGATAATGGTTCAGATAATCGCCGTATGAGCCAAGAGACTTGGGCTGAGTTTAAGAAGATTGGAATTAATCAGCTTAGTGGCAAAAAGCTTTATGTGGTTGATGGATTCTGTGGTCCTTTTAAAGAAAATCGTATTTGTGTGCGTTTAGTTACAGAGGTTGCATGGATGGCGCATTTTTTCAAAAATATGTTTATTCGACCAACTGAAGATGAATTAAAAGATTTTGAACCGAATTTTGTTATTTTTAATGCATGCAAAGCTACTTTTCCAGATTATAAAAATCATGGTATGAATTCTGAGGTTGGGGCTGCGTTTAATATTGGTGAGAAAATGGCGGTTATTCTTGGCACATGGTATGGTGGAGAAATTAAAAAAGGTGTTTTTTCAATTATGAATTATTATTTGCCACTTGATGGAATTGGATCGTTTCATTGTTCTGCAAATGCTGGTAAAGATGGAGACACAGCATTTTTCTTCGGTCTTTCAGGGACTGGAAAAACAACTCTTTCTGCTGACGAAAAAAGATTTTTAATTGGGGATGATGAGCATGGATGGTGTGATGTCCATGGCATTTATAATTTTGAGGGTGGATGTTATGCAAAATGTATTAATCTTTCAGAAGAAAAAGAACCTGAAATTTATCATTCGATTAAAAGAAATGCGCTTTTAGAAAATGTTGTTGTTGACGATAATGGGAATGTTGATTTTTCATCGTCAGCAAAAACACAAAATACACGTGTATCGTATCCGATTGATCATATCGAAAAGATTGTTAAGCCAAAATCAGTTGGGACACATCCTAAAAAAATTATATTTTTGACATGCGACGCTTATGGTGTTTTGCCTCCAGTCGCAAAATTGACTAAAGAGCAGACGATGTATCAATTTTTAAGTGGTTATACGGCTAAAGTTGCTGGTACCGAGCTTGGCGTTAAAGAACCGCAAGCGACATTTTCATCTTGTTTTGGACAGGCGTTTTTATTGCTTCATCCGACAAAGTATGGGGAGATTCTAGGCCAAAAGATAGAGCAGCATGGTTCTTTGGCTTATTTGGTTAACACTGGATGGGTTGGTGGAAAATACGGTGTTGGAAAAAGAATGGACATCGTTGAAACGCGTGCTATTATTGATGGGATTTTAGATGGCAGCATTGAAAACGCAGAGTTTGAAGACTTTCCAATTTTTGGTTTTAAAATTCCAAAGAAATTAAAAAATGTTAATGAAAATGTTTTAAATCCGCGTAATGCTTGGGCTGATAAACAGGATTATGATCAGACGTTAAAAGAATTATCGGAAATGTTTGTTAAAAATTTTAAGAAATTTGAAACAAATGATAAGGGAAAAGAAATCTCGGTAAAGGGTGGACCAAAGGTTTAG
- a CDS encoding CBS domain-containing protein codes for MHNIEIHEIMCDHPIKVKESISIGNVAHLLFRYQINGILVVRDDDDKKLVGVFTTTDLLNLMAKAVSEGKHRIDELKDISQKPVGEYSSCDIISLQKTDKVAKAIATMHRKGVHTIPVFDGDELVGVLGRHDVLNIALS; via the coding sequence ATGCACAATATAGAAATTCATGAGATTATGTGCGATCACCCGATCAAGGTTAAGGAAAGCATCTCGATTGGGAATGTCGCACATCTTCTTTTTCGGTATCAGATTAATGGTATTTTAGTTGTTCGTGACGATGATGACAAGAAATTGGTCGGAGTTTTTACAACAACAGATTTACTTAATTTGATGGCTAAAGCGGTTTCAGAAGGCAAGCACCGTATTGATGAGCTTAAAGATATCTCTCAGAAACCTGTTGGAGAATATTCGAGTTGTGATATTATTTCTCTTCAAAAAACAGATAAAGTCGCTAAGGCGATTGCTACGATGCACCGAAAAGGTGTTCATACCATTCCTGTTTTTGACGGCGATGAATTGGTTGGCGTTTTAGGCCGGCATGATGTCCTTAACATCGCCCTTTCATAA
- a CDS encoding ribonucleoside triphosphate reductase, with amino-acid sequence MQATDVLAKIMKRNGVEELFNAEKITRAIQKAGEATGEFGRDVAEKLTLRVVNIAIQMATVDEKPNVEQIQDIVEEVLISSPYKKTAKSYIIYRDQHTKIREITSASNVNLVDQYLSRADWKVNENSNMAFSLQGLNNYVSSEISKVYWLNKIYPEEIKTAHTKGDLHVHDLGLLSVYCVGWDLEDLLTVGFQGAVGKMESKPAKHLRSALGQLVNFFYTLQGEASGAQAFSSFDTLLAPFIRYDNLKYKDVKQVLQEFVFNVNVPTRVGFQTPFTNVTCDLNVPSHYKDKPVIVGGVPQKETYGEFQEEIDMFNKAFLEVLIEGDAKGRVFTFPIPTYNITKDFNWDNPNLSMLWEVTAKYGIPYFANYVNSDMSPDDARSMCCRLRLDNRELRKRGGGLFGSSPLTGSIGVVTINMPRLAFKTKNEEVFFKQLDELILLAKESLEIKRKILEKFTDGNLYPYISFYLRNVKKRFDAYWKNHFSTIGLVGMNEACLNMFGEDIASEKGRAFAAKVLDHMRDRMVEIQEETGNNYNLEATPAEGVSYRLARLDKDEFKGIICANESCYAEGREPYYTNSTHLPVGYSDDIFEVLDLQDDLQSRYTGGTVLHGFVGEKIDDKEGLKNLIRTVCHKYKLPYFTITPTFSVCPNCGYIAGENSFCPKCESDCEVYSRVVGYLRPVQQWNKGKKEEFSQRKTYKISKPKCCE; translated from the coding sequence ATGCAGGCAACAGATGTTCTCGCAAAAATCATGAAGCGTAATGGCGTAGAAGAATTATTCAACGCTGAGAAAATTACAAGAGCGATCCAAAAAGCCGGTGAAGCAACTGGTGAGTTTGGACGCGATGTTGCCGAAAAGTTGACGTTGCGCGTTGTTAATATTGCTATTCAAATGGCAACTGTTGATGAAAAACCAAACGTTGAACAGATTCAGGATATTGTCGAAGAGGTTTTGATATCTTCTCCTTATAAGAAGACTGCAAAATCCTACATTATTTATCGCGATCAACATACTAAGATTCGCGAAATCACATCTGCAAGTAATGTAAATTTGGTTGACCAATATTTGAGTCGAGCGGATTGGAAGGTTAATGAAAATAGTAATATGGCATTTTCTCTTCAAGGATTAAATAATTACGTTTCTTCTGAAATTAGTAAGGTTTATTGGTTGAACAAAATCTATCCTGAAGAAATCAAGACAGCTCACACTAAAGGTGATCTTCATGTTCATGATTTGGGGCTTTTAAGTGTCTATTGCGTCGGATGGGATCTTGAGGATCTTTTGACTGTTGGATTTCAAGGAGCGGTTGGTAAGATGGAATCAAAGCCAGCTAAGCATCTTCGAAGCGCGTTAGGTCAACTGGTTAATTTCTTTTATACTCTTCAGGGAGAGGCTTCAGGGGCTCAGGCATTCTCGAGTTTTGATACATTGTTGGCTCCATTTATCAGATACGATAATTTAAAATACAAAGACGTGAAACAGGTTTTACAAGAATTTGTTTTTAACGTTAATGTTCCGACGCGCGTAGGTTTTCAAACACCATTTACAAATGTCACATGCGATCTTAATGTTCCTTCTCATTATAAAGATAAACCTGTTATCGTTGGTGGCGTTCCACAAAAAGAGACATATGGAGAATTTCAGGAAGAAATAGACATGTTTAACAAAGCATTCCTTGAGGTTTTAATTGAAGGTGATGCTAAAGGACGCGTGTTTACATTTCCAATTCCAACATACAATATTACAAAAGATTTTAATTGGGATAATCCAAACCTTTCGATGCTTTGGGAAGTGACTGCAAAATACGGCATTCCTTATTTTGCTAATTATGTTAATTCTGATATGAGTCCAGATGATGCACGTAGTATGTGTTGTCGTTTGCGCTTAGATAATAGGGAATTGCGTAAGCGCGGTGGTGGGCTTTTTGGATCGTCACCTTTAACGGGTTCTATTGGTGTTGTAACAATTAATATGCCGAGATTAGCTTTTAAGACAAAGAATGAAGAAGTTTTTTTTAAGCAATTAGACGAGCTTATTCTTTTGGCGAAAGAAAGTTTGGAAATTAAAAGAAAGATTCTGGAGAAATTTACAGATGGCAATCTTTATCCGTATATTAGTTTTTATTTAAGAAATGTTAAAAAGCGTTTTGATGCTTATTGGAAAAATCATTTTTCAACCATTGGTTTAGTTGGCATGAATGAAGCATGCTTGAATATGTTTGGCGAAGATATTGCTTCAGAAAAAGGTCGTGCTTTTGCTGCCAAGGTTTTGGATCACATGAGAGATCGAATGGTCGAAATCCAGGAGGAAACAGGCAATAATTATAACTTGGAAGCAACACCGGCAGAAGGTGTTTCTTATCGTTTGGCACGTTTGGATAAAGATGAATTTAAAGGTATTATCTGTGCCAATGAAAGCTGTTATGCAGAGGGTCGGGAGCCTTATTATACAAACTCAACTCATCTTCCTGTTGGATATTCTGATGATATTTTTGAAGTTCTTGATCTTCAAGATGATTTGCAGAGTCGATATACAGGAGGTACAGTTTTGCACGGTTTTGTTGGAGAAAAAATTGATGACAAAGAAGGTTTGAAGAATTTGATTCGAACAGTTTGTCATAAATACAAATTACCATATTTTACAATTACGCCGACATTTAGTGTTTGTCCAAATTGCGGTTACATTGCAGGAGAGAATTCTTTTTGCCCGAAATGTGAGAGTGATTGTGAGGTATATTCTCGTGTTGTAGGATATTTGCGTCCTGTTCAGCAGTGGAATAAAGGCAAAAAAGAAGAATTCTCTCAAAGAAAAACGTATAAGATTTCAAAACCTAAATGTTGCGAATAG
- a CDS encoding ferritin, whose amino-acid sequence MMNEKLVKAMNDQINKEMFSAYLYLAMASYFEGESLDGFAHWMKIQASEELSHAMKFYNFIGERGQTVELQAIAKPDSTFSSVEDVFTKTLAHEKFITKSINDLYAMAQKDNDNASVIFLDWFVTEQVEEEKNPSDILGKLKYVGKGGNGILMLDKELLARAMPTFAPNGEIVGQ is encoded by the coding sequence ATTATGAATGAAAAATTAGTTAAAGCAATGAATGATCAAATTAATAAAGAAATGTTTTCAGCATATCTTTATTTGGCGATGGCATCTTATTTTGAGGGAGAAAGCTTAGATGGGTTTGCTCATTGGATGAAGATCCAGGCATCGGAGGAGCTTTCGCATGCAATGAAATTTTATAATTTTATTGGGGAGCGAGGGCAAACAGTTGAGCTTCAGGCGATTGCCAAGCCTGATTCTACGTTTTCTTCTGTCGAAGATGTTTTTACGAAAACATTAGCACACGAGAAATTTATTACAAAGAGCATCAATGATCTTTATGCGATGGCTCAAAAAGACAATGACAATGCATCCGTTATCTTTTTAGATTGGTTTGTTACAGAACAGGTCGAAGAGGAAAAAAATCCAAGTGATATTTTAGGAAAATTAAAATATGTTGGAAAAGGCGGAAATGGTATTTTGATGTTGGATAAGGAGCTTTTGGCTCGCGCGATGCCGACATTTGCGCCAAATGGCGAAATTGTTGGACAATAA
- a CDS encoding anaerobic ribonucleoside-triphosphate reductase activating protein translates to MLRIGGFQKFSLIDFPGKMAAVIFTQGCDFRCPFCHNPELVLPEKFSDSISEQEVLDFLKKRQGQLNGVAVTGGEPTIQGDLKAFLRKVKDLGFSLKLDTNGNNPEVLDNLIKESLIDYIAMDIKAPLERYSNVTGVQIDQSKIKKSINLILNSGLDYQFRTTVIRKFISSNDLENVRSLLGPVRQYVLQKFDPTSTLLDETLKDARVYNEEEFLALKEKYEKKM, encoded by the coding sequence ATGTTGCGAATAGGTGGTTTTCAAAAGTTTTCTTTGATTGATTTTCCAGGAAAAATGGCAGCGGTGATCTTTACTCAAGGGTGCGATTTCCGCTGCCCTTTTTGTCATAACCCCGAGTTAGTCCTTCCCGAAAAGTTTAGCGATTCAATTTCAGAACAAGAAGTTTTAGATTTTCTTAAGAAACGCCAGGGTCAGCTTAATGGCGTTGCTGTAACTGGTGGCGAGCCTACGATCCAAGGCGATTTAAAGGCATTTTTAAGGAAAGTTAAGGATCTTGGATTTTCTTTAAAATTAGATACAAATGGCAATAATCCAGAAGTTCTTGATAATTTAATTAAGGAAAGCCTGATTGATTATATTGCTATGGATATCAAAGCACCTTTAGAGAGATATAGTAATGTTACAGGCGTTCAAATTGACCAATCTAAGATAAAAAAGAGCATTAATCTTATTCTGAATTCTGGTCTAGATTACCAATTTCGCACAACGGTCATCCGTAAGTTCATATCTAGTAATGATTTAGAGAATGTTCGGAGTCTTCTTGGACCAGTTAGGCAGTATGTCCTCCAGAAATTTGATCCAACATCGACGCTTCTTGATGAAACTTTAAAAGATGCGCGCGTCTATAATGAAGAAGAATTTTTAGCGTTAAAAGAAAAATACGAAAAAAAGATGTAA
- a CDS encoding von Willebrand factor type A domain-containing protein produces the protein MIGHKKIRKLLSAFLDGQLTEKEKLVVDAHLKECASCQKEIQELKKLSSLLKAWSDENPSPDLEQRFENKFQARKKEGFKMKTNIKTRKVAGVLVVMLLCVVVTQKYLQRGMVCQLRGATDDISSSRLLTNWEEAKKSNNVTTMPNVVAGVKTKARFVTVAGQYEPYYARSISDQKKSIGLAQKGLVLNELGSARSDLSGGVNGRLMKRDRSMSYSAGATYGLALNHVQPMPIVIEESEIYRGESFNREGYNRIYENEFLKSADNPLSTFSIDVDTASYSNLRRFLTSNQMPPQDSVRIEEMINYFSYDYPQPKGDDPFSVNLEGSVCPWNPDHSLVSIGLQGKSLDSENLPPSNLVFLIDVSGSMSQPNKLPLLKNAFKMLVQQLGDNERVAIVTYAGNAGLVLDSTKGSDKQKILNAIEYLQPGGSTAGGAGISLAYKIAKDHFIKDGNNRVILATDGDFNVGVSSDGELIRLIEEKRKDGVFLTVLGFGTGNYQDAKMEQLANKGNGNFYYIDTIKEANKVLVKELGSTLFTIAKDVKLQIEFNPAFVKAYRLIGYENRILAKEDFNDDTKDAGELGAGHTVTALYEIVPADSVEEFGNVDDLKYQQTKVNASSEVLTVKLRYKKPDSDKSQLIEQPLKKEDFDQISSSANLQFSAAVAEFGLLLRNSEHKAKASYSNVLNNAKAAKGKDAYGYRQEFIELVEVAESLDNTSSGGIQFKGQLDQKIAE, from the coding sequence ATGATCGGACATAAAAAAATAAGAAAATTATTATCTGCTTTTCTTGATGGGCAATTAACGGAAAAAGAAAAGCTTGTCGTTGATGCTCATTTAAAGGAATGCGCTTCTTGTCAAAAAGAAATTCAAGAGCTTAAAAAGCTTTCGTCACTTCTTAAAGCTTGGAGTGATGAAAATCCCTCTCCCGATTTAGAACAGAGGTTTGAAAATAAATTTCAAGCCCGCAAAAAGGAGGGATTTAAAATGAAAACAAATATAAAAACTCGAAAAGTTGCAGGTGTATTAGTTGTGATGTTGTTATGTGTTGTGGTTACGCAGAAATATCTTCAGAGAGGCATGGTGTGCCAATTACGAGGGGCGACAGATGACATTTCATCTTCTCGTCTTTTAACAAATTGGGAAGAAGCGAAAAAGTCTAACAATGTAACAACAATGCCTAATGTTGTCGCAGGAGTGAAAACTAAAGCACGGTTTGTTACAGTTGCAGGGCAATATGAGCCTTATTATGCTAGATCGATTTCTGATCAAAAGAAAAGCATAGGATTAGCTCAGAAAGGATTAGTTTTAAATGAGCTAGGATCTGCTAGGTCAGATTTGTCTGGTGGCGTGAATGGGCGCTTAATGAAAAGAGATAGGAGCATGTCTTATTCTGCAGGTGCAACTTATGGACTTGCCTTAAATCATGTTCAGCCAATGCCAATCGTTATAGAAGAATCAGAGATTTATCGAGGAGAATCATTTAATAGAGAAGGCTACAATCGCATTTACGAAAATGAGTTTTTAAAATCTGCAGATAATCCATTATCAACATTTTCGATTGATGTTGATACTGCTTCTTATAGTAATTTGCGAAGATTTTTAACTAGTAATCAAATGCCGCCACAAGATTCTGTGCGCATTGAAGAGATGATTAATTATTTTAGTTATGATTATCCGCAACCTAAAGGTGACGATCCTTTCTCGGTTAATTTAGAAGGGTCTGTTTGTCCTTGGAATCCGGATCATAGCTTAGTTTCTATCGGACTTCAAGGCAAGTCTTTGGATTCAGAAAATCTTCCACCAAGTAATCTTGTTTTCTTGATCGATGTTTCTGGATCGATGAGTCAGCCAAACAAGCTACCTTTATTAAAAAATGCCTTTAAGATGCTTGTTCAACAGTTAGGAGACAATGAAAGGGTTGCGATTGTCACTTATGCGGGTAATGCTGGTCTTGTTCTTGATTCAACAAAAGGTTCTGATAAACAAAAGATTCTTAACGCTATTGAATATTTACAGCCAGGCGGGTCAACAGCTGGAGGCGCTGGAATTAGTCTAGCGTATAAAATTGCCAAAGATCATTTTATTAAAGATGGAAACAACAGAGTTATCTTAGCTACAGATGGGGATTTTAATGTAGGTGTTTCTAGCGACGGAGAGCTTATCCGATTGATTGAAGAAAAAAGAAAAGATGGTGTTTTTCTAACTGTCTTGGGTTTTGGAACAGGAAATTATCAAGATGCTAAAATGGAGCAATTGGCCAATAAAGGCAATGGTAATTTTTACTATATCGACACGATCAAAGAAGCGAATAAAGTTTTAGTTAAGGAGCTTGGTTCAACATTATTTACTATTGCTAAAGATGTTAAATTGCAAATTGAGTTCAATCCGGCTTTTGTTAAAGCTTATCGATTGATTGGGTATGAAAATCGTATTTTAGCCAAAGAAGACTTTAATGATGACACCAAAGATGCTGGAGAGCTTGGTGCAGGCCATACAGTTACGGCTCTATATGAAATTGTCCCAGCAGATTCAGTTGAAGAGTTTGGCAATGTTGATGATTTAAAATATCAGCAAACAAAAGTTAACGCTAGCTCTGAAGTTCTGACTGTGAAGCTAAGATATAAAAAACCAGATAGCGATAAAAGTCAGTTAATTGAGCAACCTTTGAAAAAAGAAGATTTTGATCAAATAAGCTCATCAGCAAATCTTCAGTTTTCAGCAGCTGTTGCTGAGTTTGGACTTCTTTTACGCAACTCAGAGCATAAAGCTAAAGCATCTTATTCAAATGTTTTAAATAACGCTAAAGCTGCTAAAGGTAAAGATGCTTATGGATACAGACAAGAGTTTATTGAGCTTGTTGAAGTTGCTGAGTCTTTAGATAATACATCTTCAGGCGGTATTCAGTTCAAGGGTCAGCTTGATCAGAAGATAGCTGAATAG
- a CDS encoding sigma-70 family RNA polymerase sigma factor gives MNRTDEQLMLDYQEGQKEALEVIFVRYKKPIFNYALRILKERAEAEDIISEIFLMLFVKKDSYRPEGKFSTWLYTVARNTCISRIRKKSRLFSFWIRSKETNDFEQRDIPDVTFSPERLSEEKETSSFVQMAVNSLPLSQREVIILREYHNMSYEEISQIMQCSLEKVKILIFRARQRLRKKLAFLMKEVQNDRT, from the coding sequence ATGAATAGAACTGACGAACAGTTGATGCTTGATTATCAAGAAGGGCAAAAGGAGGCGCTAGAAGTGATTTTTGTTCGCTACAAAAAGCCGATTTTCAACTACGCTTTGCGCATTTTAAAGGAAAGAGCCGAAGCTGAAGACATTATAAGTGAAATCTTTTTGATGCTTTTTGTCAAAAAAGATAGCTATCGGCCTGAAGGCAAGTTCTCTACTTGGCTTTATACTGTTGCCCGCAATACTTGCATATCAAGAATACGCAAAAAAAGCCGACTTTTTTCTTTCTGGATAAGATCTAAAGAAACAAACGATTTTGAGCAAAGGGACATTCCGGATGTTACCTTTAGCCCAGAAAGACTTTCCGAAGAAAAAGAGACTTCCTCTTTTGTTCAAATGGCCGTGAATAGTCTACCCCTTTCCCAAAGAGAAGTGATTATTCTACGTGAATACCATAATATGAGCTATGAGGAGATTAGTCAGATTATGCAATGTTCTTTAGAAAAAGTTAAAATCCTTATTTTCCGTGCAAGACAGCGTTTAAGAAAAAAGTTAGCATTCTTAATGAAAGAGGTCCAAAATGATCGGACATAA